TACTGATCTCTGTTCAAAGTTCCTGCAATCTTTATTTACATGGTTTCTGAATGCAAAAGAGTACGGAACAGGAAGCATCCTAGGTGGATATgaagccatttttaaaaatacataaagcaTGCTGTTACCTAGAGATAAATAATATATTGGATGTCTGgttgaaagaaaaagtaaggAAATAAAGGTATCTGAGTTACACAACTGCATTCTGTATTTGCATTGAAACCTAAAAACAGAGGACCCCATCAAAATTTGACCCACACTACCACCTTAACACAGTTACTTATGTAAGAACTCTGCTTTAACGTTTAGTACTTTATAACACCTtacaaaaaaaccttaaaaatattttaaaatctcacatATTTTATACTCAGATATTATTAAACTATTTGTTTCAGCAAACcaatttcaaaaaatattattttggggtttatactgaaattatttccaaggTTTATTTAGCACCAGTACTAATTAAAACAGGTACACTGCTCATTATGTGGTTGTGAGCATTGCTTATACTGATAGAATAGATTCAGAAAtaagttaaaaaacaaaaagtgaaaacaaagacATCCCTTGCAAAGTAAAGGTCAAGAACATCATGCAAGAAAGACATCCTTACAAAAACCTGTCAAGTTTCTAGAAAATTCGTATGGAACATGCAAGTTTTTTAAGAAGTTTACATTTCAACAAAATTAATAACCTCCACAACTATACATACATTGTACATAGAGATGGatcctaaaaataatttttttctgctcatgaATCAACTGAATTATCATGTCTGAATAATTATCAGAGTCTGAATAATCTTGGTGCATCCTAGTAAAAATTTTCCTAATATACATGTGGGTACCAAGTTGTCCTGAATATAACTTAttgctaaaaaaaaccctttactTGCATGTAAACATGTACGGTGAAATCCGTATGGCTTAAAGAAGCAGTATTATTTCAGAATGTTCTTAAgaaaaatcaaccaaccaaaaaaaacaaacaaacaaacaaacaaaaactcaaaCACCTAAAAGCCTCAGAAATGGAAAGTAGGCAAATTCAAACATAGATTGTTGGAAGCTTTTAAAGTAATAACCATttaatccctttttttctcagtgcCATGTGATTTCCAGTGTATACAAAGTAAAGAgtgaaaaggtaaaaataaaacaggcatACCCTTAATATATTCCAGAATTCATAAATCATTTGTAAACTTAGTCCTTTTATAAAAGAATCCTTATATAAAttggggggagggagggcatCAATCCCATATATGAAGCACAATTTAAGCCCAACATCACTGACCAATCAAAATTAGTGAATGCACTGCATCTCTCTGCAGTGAGGAGAAGCGACAAGGTAGGCTGTCATTCTGCACAAGCTGCCCATCGCAAGCTTTCCTCTCAGAAGCACGGCTCTTCTTTTTTAGAAAGCATGAATCtcagtggtgtctctggagaCAAGAAGCCTTCAGTATGTTAAATTACTTTCATTATGTATTTTCAGATGCTTATTGATTCTACCGTAGCAAGAGTGGGAGACTGCAGCAGCCTGTAAACCAGAACTAAAGCAATTGTATACATTAGCAGTATGCTGAAACAATGGCACAGTACAGGCACAAATTTTCATTAAGGTCATTTTTTGAAGATATGCTTATTACCCTCTTTCCCTTCTACTCTGCTAACAAGTGAACAAAATGAATCCCTCCAACCTGGAACTGCTTCACCTGCATCGAGAATTTACCAAATCTTTAGTGGAGGTAAGACCTGTTCCTTATTATGATATGCAGAATAAGCAACattaaaccaaattaaaaattggaggaaaaaaggcaagagaTCAGATTCAGCTTATATTAAGCAGTAATATATTGTTATACTTAGGatcaggaaatatttaaatgctatttccccttccccatttaaaatatattgataGAAAAATGTTATTCTGTATGAAAGTCTTACAGAATATTAAGAACCTGTTTTGTTTGAACAACATGAAGACAGTACAGTTTAAGCTCATACAGTAGTGGGGAAAACAACCACATAAAGCAACTGGGAATATGCTTTTCCTCCCACAGCAGTATTTCCAAATATTGGCAGTTAAATATGTTTCAGATTTATTCAGTTACTCTTTGAAGGATAAGATAGTCTGTAATTAGTGTATACTTACTGCTTTATGAAGGTTGGCTAATATGACTAATCTCTGATTGCTCAGGAAATCCCccctttttgttgtttttttaaaaacttatttcttTCGTTATCCTGTACATTCAAGTCATTTATTAAAAGCATGGATTTGctaaacatttatttcaagaaaGGAAAGTGTAACAGTGTgcaaattaaacaaaagcatATTTTCTAAAAGGCTCGTTAACTCTGCTCAGTTTCTCATTAAAAGACAAGAGAGTAGCATGTATAAACTACCTGCTCACCAGAGCTATAAAACTACATTTTCTAGCTTTAGTCACAGACACACTGCATCCAACAGTTATTGCTTCTAGCCAGGATTTTTTGTAACCTGCACTATCTAGAGAACAGGAAACTTGTCCAAAAAACCTAAATTCATGTAAGCTGACAGAAGAATATGATGTTGTTGGCAAAAAGACAGCAGGTTAACTGATTTTCTATGTAATCTATAACATCCAATTTTAGAAATCCTTGATTCATTAAATAAGTGGTATTAGAAAATACATTCTtgcattactttatttttttaaatcataagCCCTacttttaaccttttttttcctccccttcacAAGGGCATGCAGCAACTAATTCAGTTTTACAACTGACAATATGAAGAATGCAGTTGACCGGGTATCTTTGTAACTGTATGACCTACGAGCAGCAGGATGCACCCCTAAAATGTATTCTTAAGACataaaggaattaaaaacaaaacatggaaCACACTTGCATTACCATTTACGTGCATGACACTTCAGCAATATACATGGAAGACTAACACATCTGCTcagattttcattaaaagaagaGTGCAATGATTGATTCTTAAAATTGTGAGCATTTCTTAAAGAGGGatttataatttaaaaccaGAATTGTGGAAACTACTGATGCATGAAGAGACAATGAAACATGAAATCCCAAAAGGAGAATATGCATACTTCACCAGCAAGCTGAATAAAGGTTTAACCAAGCTTTTTCTATACTACTCATTAAATAACTTTCTTGTCATAAAGACTAATGGatatttttctctcaattttatGATGTTATGTATTCTCcttaaaccaaaataaaccaaattagGTAACCCATGGTTACTCGCAAAGCACACGAACTGGATTTTATGATGTATAGCAACTTCTTTCACTAAGTCATCACTCAAAAGTAATGAGCAGGAATATTACAGAAAGAAATACGCAACCATAAACTAAGGATGTCTACACACACTCTGAAAATAGAGATCcgaaattacttttctttaaatctggaaaataaaaacaggctTCTACAAAATGCAACAGGGGAAGGAAATTAACATCACTTAAAAGAAGGTTTATTTGTTATTGCTGGCTTGAAACTCAgaacagacacacagaaatgcCCTGGTCTGTAGAAGTATCTGAGGCAATTAAGAAGTCCCCATGTTTAATCAGAACTTTTTGCTGCTGAActgcaggaacaaaaaaaaggaaaacaaaaaaacctgcaagaaATTAAATAAGAGCTCAGCTACCACTCGATTTCCAGGTTACAGTGCGAGTCAAAAATCTCTCAGTGACAGCATGTGTCAGTTTGTGCCGAGCGGCTGCCGGGCTGTGCCAGGCCCCTGAGGCACACAGAACAGGTAGGTGCCCCAGCGGTGCCCCAGTGGTGCCCCAGCGGTGCCCCAGAGGTGCCCTGGttctgccccagcagtgccctcgTGGTGCCCCAGCGGTGCCCCAgaggtgccccagcagtgccccagcaatgccctggctctgccttgGCTCTGCCCCGGCAGCACAGGGGGAACAAGCCCCTGTCCCCACGGCTCCTCTCCCCTGCACCCGAAACCAAGGCAATGCTACAAGGAGGCGATGTTTAAGCTATTCGTGACGACCTAACACATCTgaggttttctgttttcacaaaatCTCCGTTGCTATAATGTTAGGGTGAGACTGTCATTTGTTTTAGCAGATCTGCTTGTGATTTCTTCCTGGCTTTTGCTAATACAAAAGAACTTCATTTATCCAACAATGCATTTGGAATGGTTTCTTGAAATCCAttcacagccaggacagcatgCAAAAGGAGATCATATTCCTGAGGGTTAATGTAAGACAGATAGAGGTTGCCTAAATTAGAAGTGAAACaaagcttttgaaatatttcttgtttcatttcacACCTGAGAGTAATACGTGCTAATTtacatcttttttatttaagagaCACATGTGAAATAACTGTTGAAGAATACCAAGAATTTTCATCATACAATTTGCAATTAATAGTATTGTTCAACTGAGGCTTTTCAGAACTGCAGATGAAATCCATTTGCATACTGTATCCCAAGTGTGCTTAATTcatactttcattttaaaagagctCACTTTTGTTCACCTTTACTGCTATCCATTTTAATGTATTCAGAACAGAACAAAGCTTGAcattcaaatttattttcatgccaAATATGTCCCCTCTTAAATTTAAAGCTACCTAGAAAAAACCCCCTCCAGTATCATAACAAGAAATTGAATAACCCCTCTTCTATTTATTCAATCAATTACAAACTCAAGAGCTGTCTGAcaatataaataatacaaaCATCAGGCATTACTGCAGATGCTATATTTAAAACTTACCAATATGTGTAAAACTAAGCAGATgagacacaaaacaaaaaatcagctaaataaaataaatacttttttgaTCCTTACTTATTCCTAAGAGAAACATGCTATGTATGGAAATCTGTTGGGTTTAATTGcagtttgtaaaaaaaaaaaaaaaccaacaaaccaaccaaaaacaaaacctgaaagagacaatttttctttttcgCATTATTTACTAGAATTATTCCCTTAAATATATtctggaataaaattaaatactctTCCATTCCATGTAGGAACAGATTTCTTGAGAAACTGAATATTCAAATCAGAGAAATGTAGCATTTTATAATAAACTTAATTTCCCAAACCCATGTAAGTTGTGTATTTGAAATTTTATGTACTTATATAAAGTTGTTGCAGTGCCAAGCATCATACACATAGATGCACAGAagattaaaacaaacagaaggtTTAAATTCTGTAAAACTCTGGTTAATTAGAGAATGTCACATTTATGCCCACAACACTACTGTAAACCTCATAAGAGATAGGTAAATTGgcataaataatttaaacatcCTTTTTATGATACATAAGCAACAGTGCTCCATGTTCCTCATGCTTTTTTAAATGATCTTGATCACTAGTTTGTTAATACTTAACAACACTCTTCTAAAATGACCCTCAAAGCAATACAAAGGCTATGCACAAAGTATGGTTTATTCAACAAATGAGTCCTTTGTGAAAAACCACATCACTATAAACAAAGGCTTGCCTCCCTAAGTGGAAGCttttcactattttttcttttttcaaacaaatcctgttttcttttaaaaagcaaagaccTTATTCCAGATCTTCAGACTTTTGAGTCCAAGCCAATTAAAGCTCTAAACACACTGTAAATGAAATGTTTGGTAAGAATattgcttttcctctctcctccttccccagcattTATCTACAAtaagtgtttaaaaaagaaatgaaatagtTCCGTGTTTTATTTCACCTTTCAGGAGAAAAGCCAGCTGCAACAAAAGAATGTGTTTGTCCCCCATTCTGGAAGTCAACATGCAGTCCGAATCTAACATTACAGTTCGAGATGCCATTGATGACATCGATACCAACATGTACCAACCACTGTCATATCCATTAAGCTTTCAAGTTTCCCTCACTGGATTTTTGATGTTAGAAATTGTTTTGGGACTTGGCAGTAACCTCACCGTGCTGGTACTTTACTGTATGAAATCCAACTTAATCAATTCTGTCAGTAACATAATTACAATGAACCTTCATGTACTTGATGTAATAATTTGTGTGGGATGTATTCCTCTAACTATAGTTATCCTTCTGCTTTCACTGGAGAGTAACACTGCTCTCATCTGCTGCTTCCATGAGGCTTGTGTCTCTTTTGCAAGCGTTTCAACTGCAATTAACGTCTTTGCTATCACCCTGGACCGATATGACATCTCCGTAAAACCTGCTAATCGAATCCTGACCATGGGAAGGGCTGTGATATTAATGACATCAATATGGatcatttcacttttttccttcctgattcCTTTCATTGAAGTCAACTTTTTCAGCCTTCAAAGTGCAAGTACTTGGGAAAATAAGACACTTCTGTGTGTGAGTACAAATGAATACCACACTGAACTAGGAATGTACTACCACATTCTCGTTCAGATTccaatatttttcttcactgttaTAGTAATGCTAATTACATACACCAAAATACTCCAGGCCCTAAATATTCGGATTGGTACAAGATTTACAACAggacaaaagaagaaaaacagaaagaaaaaaactatttctttGACCACTCAGCATGAGACTACAGATGTGTCCCACAgcagtggaggaaaaaatgtggTATTTGGTGTAAGGACTTCTGTGTCCGTCATAATTGCTCTACGCCGAGCTGTAAAGCGGCACCGGGAGCGACGAGAACGGCAAAAGAGAGTCTTCAGAATGTCCCTTCTGATTATCTCAACGTTCCTTCTCTGCTGGACACCCATCTCAGTTTTAAACACCACTATCTTATGTTTGGGCCCAAGTGACCTTTTGGTAAAGTTGAGATTATGTTTTCTAGTAATGGCATATGGAACAACTATATTTCACCCTCTACTTTACGCATTCACGAGGCAAAAGTTTCAGAAAGTTCTGAAAAGTAAGATGAAAAAGCGAGTTGTTTCAATAGTGGAAGCAGATCCCATGCCAAATAATGCTGTAATACACAACTCATGGATAGAGcctaaaaggaacaaaaagatTACCTTTGAAGACAGTGAAGTAAGGCAGAAATGTTTAGTACCTCAGGTTGTCACTGACTAGATTTCAGTATTCACCAAAACACATCAAACGGAATATTTGAAcaaattgtaaaaaaatactgccaaataagaaaaacttttttaacTATTGGCGAGACTGtatattttcaatatatatGTTAAATAGAGTAGGTCTTGTATATTCAATTTCTTCATTATGTAAGATATATGTTGCATGGCTGTTTGTTAGCGTAACACCATGTGTATATttgtcaaaaatatttaagtcctctttttttagaaaataaatagccTTAAAGAAGTGcaaacttttaaaagtatttgtaTGGCTCAGTTTCTCTGTAAatataaaagaatttttaagaaaaattgcaCTTGGGAATACTTTTCTGTAGCACAAATTCACCATTTTGTAAGATAtggtgtttttaaatttaattcatAAACAGTATTGATCAGAGGTATTCTGAATATTATGCAGCTACAGCCTGGACTCATTTTGACCTCATATTTAGATATCCCACTTATTTTAATCTTCCTCAGCATGCAACTACCATGCATAGATAAAGCCAATTACATGATGTCCTTCAGTGagtttccttcagaaactttttataagggaaaaaaaattcatgctTGTCCAAAAATTGTACTCTcagaaaagtaaaatgttttgCAT
This genomic interval from Catharus ustulatus isolate bCatUst1 chromosome 4, bCatUst1.pri.v2, whole genome shotgun sequence contains the following:
- the GPR22 gene encoding G-protein coupled receptor 22; its protein translation is MCLSPILEVNMQSESNITVRDAIDDIDTNMYQPLSYPLSFQVSLTGFLMLEIVLGLGSNLTVLVLYCMKSNLINSVSNIITMNLHVLDVIICVGCIPLTIVILLLSLESNTALICCFHEACVSFASVSTAINVFAITLDRYDISVKPANRILTMGRAVILMTSIWIISLFSFLIPFIEVNFFSLQSASTWENKTLLCVSTNEYHTELGMYYHILVQIPIFFFTVIVMLITYTKILQALNIRIGTRFTTGQKKKNRKKKTISLTTQHETTDVSHSSGGKNVVFGVRTSVSVIIALRRAVKRHRERRERQKRVFRMSLLIISTFLLCWTPISVLNTTILCLGPSDLLVKLRLCFLVMAYGTTIFHPLLYAFTRQKFQKVLKSKMKKRVVSIVEADPMPNNAVIHNSWIEPKRNKKITFEDSEVRQKCLVPQVVTD